In a single window of the Nilaparvata lugens isolate BPH chromosome 1, ASM1435652v1, whole genome shotgun sequence genome:
- the LOC120350386 gene encoding uncharacterized protein LOC120350386, which translates to MSPPVSKDDVVDLKDEILSNQNMLKDYLQFKFDRLESDLNVIVKKIDLMKADQDKNMSALLEENAQLRTKFDILLNRMNNLEQYNGKHKSQNISSVFNVRGNFNSEAQADNADDRFCQGRRDKFRQGRRIVIKDNKHNSSGDFNLFNRRENMNKPVGSKGKQNRCTVEDRKESFIKDPAKRDKHEGAVKNYTGRGSVPSAVSIFEEFILNKDYKEVCLCIELYVGPEDRKNLIKQMIDYTFSAKSSNFHELGLLLVKFVVSNVVASTVIIEILHEYLDDTIKYKAWIDIPKIFQYFSESLFPLIRYCIVGVSDLSKMYQTHIDTAGQNIKKFVTVLKNLLTEKFGNKWVSTKFGHLDLEVDMQNDNDKEDIQFVLFTNDTPDTKGMSMNELQSKLVDLIQNNVTGEDLHEWIQIHVGNEVLKPDFINVLTTAICNVSFDLLKKPYTEAKLKNYSSLLRKYVTIPGNHNLDVACLMSVADFVHKLGRPEGLLSMIFKFLWDTSLIEDEAFITWKHCEGVKRENSKLLESLESFYTRINV; encoded by the exons atgtctCCTCCCGTTTCTAAAGATGATGTTGTGGACTTAAAAGATGAAATTCTCAGCAATCAAAACATGTTGAAGGATTATCTGCAGTTTAAGTTTGATAGACTTGAATCTGATTTAAATGTAA taGTAAAAAAAATCGATCTCATGAAAGCAGATCAGGACAAAAATATGTCTGCGTTGTTGGAAGAAAATGCTCAGCTGAGAACGAAATTTGATATTTTGCTCAATAGAATGAACAATTTGGAACAATACAACGGAAAGCATAAAAGTCAGAATATATCTAGTGTCTTCAATGTAAGGGGAAATTTCAACTCGGAAGCGCAAGCTGATAATGCTGATGATAGGTTTTGTCAAGGAAGAAGAGATAAGTTTCGTCAGGGAAGAAGAATAgtaattaaagataataaacaTAACTCATCAGGAGACTTCAACTTGTTTAATCGCAGAGAAAATATGAACAAGCCTGTTGGATCAAAAGGTAAACAGAATAGATGTACTGTTGAAGATAGAAAAGAGAGTTTTATAAAAGATCCTGCAAAGCGAGACAAGCATGAAGGTGCAGTAAAGAATTATACTGGAAGGGGTAGTGTTCCCTCAGCTGTAAGtatatttgaagaatttattctcaataaggACTACAAAGAAGTTTGTCTGTGTATTGAACTATACGTTGGACCCGAAGACAGGAAGAATTTGATCAAGCAAATGATTGATTACACGTTTTCTGCAAAATCAAGCAATTTCCATGAATTGGGACTACTTCTAGTTAAATTTGTAGTTTCAAACGTTGTGGCTTCTACTGTCATCATAGAAATACTTCATGAGTACTTGGATGACACTATAAAATATAAGGCATGGATTGATATTCCAAAaatttttcagtatttttctGAATCTCTTTTTCCACTCATTCGATACTGTATTGTAGGTGTGAGTGATTTGTCTAAAATGTATCAAACTCATATAGATACTGCTGGCCAGAACATTAAAAAGTTTGTAACGGTTCTTAAAAATTTGTTGACTGAGAAATTTGGTAATAAATGGGTGAGCACAAAGTTTGGACACTTGGACCTTGAAGTTGACATGCAGAATGATAATGACAAGGAAGATATACAATTTGTTTTGTTTACAAATGATACTCCAGACACAAAAGGAATGTCAATGAATGAGCTGCAATCTAAACTTGTTGATTTAATTCAGAATAATGTGACAGGTGAGGATCTTCATGAATGGATTCAAATTCATGTTGGTAATGAGGTACTCAAACCTgattttataaatgttttgacaACAGCAATCTGCAATGTttcatttgatttattgaaaaagccTTACACCGAAGCCAaactaaaaaattattcaagcctgtTAAGGAAGTATGTCACTATTCCTGGCAATCACAATCTGGATGTTGCGTGTCTGATGTCAGTTGCTGATTTTGTGCATAAATTAGGACGTCCTGAAGGGCTATTGTCGATGATTTTCAAGTTTCTGTGGGATACTAGTCTTATCGAAGATGAAGCTTTCATTACTTGGAAACATTGTGAGGGTGTGAAGCGGGAAAATAGCAAATTACTCGAGTCTCTTGAGTCATTCTACACTCGAATCAATGTTTAG